DNA from Panthera leo isolate Ple1 chromosome D2, P.leo_Ple1_pat1.1, whole genome shotgun sequence:
GGGCTGCAAATGTGTGGCATTTCCTCTAAACCGTACATCCTTGTTCTTGCTCTATCAATAGATTTTGGGttaaacaaaatgggaaaatcaaGCTCGtaaagtaaaacaagaaaaaaagggatgaagaaaagacttgcttgggattttatttaataattactttaaaatgaaaggaattagAGCAAGTCTACCTTTAGCTGAATGCCAGAGATTACTGTGAAATTGTTGGGATAAGCCTgtatttccctcttcctcctttggtACAATTTAGCAAGAGTTTAATCCTCACTCGATCAGTGATAAGCAGGCATCTTGACATGCCCATGCCTCCCCTCAGCTATAGAAAACAAGCTTGATTTCAGATTTCGCTTCAAAAATTTTATCCTACAACTCGGAACTTACCCTACAACTTGCTTTATCCTATGATCGTACCAGCACAagaacacacgcacacaaattGTGTGCTTGCAGCATATTAGCTACAGCAGAACCAccgggaaaagaatgaaaaggtctCCATGACGACTAGATAAATTACGGTACAGCCATCCCAACGTATCATACGGTTACTGCGATGGGAACGATGCGCACGTGGAGAGAAGCCTAGAATGATCTTCAAGACGCGTAAAGTAAAAAGAGCAAAACACAGGGCCATGTGTAGAGGATGCTCCCATTAGATAAAGTGCCCTGTGAACGCATCCCCAGACCCTTGTGTTTTCCATTCgaagaaatgaggggcgcctgggcggctcagtcggttaagcctctgactcttcatcttggtTCGGGTCATGGTTGGTGAGGTCCAGCCCggagctgggctctgcactgacaacgcagagtctgcttgggactctttcctCTGGCTGCcgtcccctccctcaaaataaacacttgaaaaactTGTTTGGAAGTAAAATCATAAATGGTAGCAATCGCTGTCTAAAATGTTGACTACTCTTTGAATGATCTGCTTCTACCTTTGTGGTGTCTGGGTTCCATGTCCCAGTCGCCATTAGTAGCTAATGAAGGATCTACAGTTTCCTTGATGTTTTTTGCACCTTCACAAATACGCAGAACTTCTTTTTGATGGAaatcccctcccagcccctccctctcatATAGAAAGAGGGGGCATCCCTGCTGGGTTGGGTTCTCCTgatctcccctccaccccccgctcCCCCATCCCAAATgggagcaaggggcagagggaacatTGATGAGCTGAGATGGACAGACATCTACCTGGGCtcctggagagaggaaggggtgtCCTAACAAGGCCCTTTAAATGCTTGCTCCTTTCCCCTCTTGGAACAGACCCTGCTTTGTTTTTGAGGAAAGGGTATCCTGTTGTGGCTCCTCCATTGGAGACCCTGGGCCTCAGAACTGGCCTTCCTGGCACTTGAGCCAACAGCACATATAGACAATGTCTCTCCAGGGTGAGGAGGCTGGAATCTGGAGACAAAAGGGTTGTAACAGACAGCCTGCCAGTTGGCTTGTCCCCGAAGAGGGAACCCACCTCAGGTCTCCTTGGCGGAGCCCCTTGAAATTGAACCACTCCCAGGAATACAAAAGCAACCAGCCTCCTAGGAGGTCTGTGTTAGGTAAGAAACTTTTGGGACAATTGATCAATGATTGTCCTTGGGAGTGCCTTCACCCCAGCATTTGGTGGTCTAGGTATAGATGAGAATATTACAGAACAAGTCTAAGCGGGGACaggctcctctcccctccccctggatCAGAGTGGCCGGTACCAAAGCGGGCAAGGAGAAATGCAAAGCCAGTTTAGATCtcatttctgtgacttttcttCTCAACAATCGATCTCTATATCCTCTTAGAGCCGGTTTCAGGGgtgtaaaaatggaaatatttaccTCACCTAGTAAGACCAGGAAATCAGGGCATAAGAGAGGATTCTCAGTTTTTACTAATTAGAACAAGTCCTCCTGGCATGAAGTAGTAGTTAAGATGCTTCAAATTTACTAATTTCGTACAAAATCTGCAAATATGTATCAactgtatttacacacacacaccattcctGCCAACCATCAAGTACTTTCTTTGGTATTTTGTGGGAGATTTCCTTTTACTCCTCAGTAGTAATTAACTATTTGGAaactattttttagtgtttatatttgagagcgagagaaagcacatgagtaggggaggggcaacgagagaaagacccagaatcctaagcaggctccaggctctgagctgtcagcacagagcccaatgtgggactcgaactcgcgaaccatgagataatgacctgagctgagatcaagagacgcttaactgactgagccatcaaggtgccccaGAAACTATTCTTGAAAGTAGTAACGTCAGATTCAATTTCATGATTATAGCATGGTGATTTGAATTTGTCAATGGAGACCATGTTTCTTTAATATAGAATTGACCATTACTGTAGGACATTTAGACAATATCTTCCTCTGATCATCTTTAAACATGTTACCTTTCTGTCCCCGTAGtgcacatgcccacacacacccttttaaaaatcacaatgccAAAATGTATTTGTACTTGTAACATTTCACGGTATtaaatgtcaaattttatttcaagcaCTATCACAGCCTAGAGAGAAACATAATCTAAGCACTGAGATAgtacatttcagaaaataagcGAGTATGTCCATGATTAAGTTTAGATGCCTATTGTTGGCCATTCCGAAAGCTTCTTGCATTCTGGAGTCTAGAATTAAAAGGGAAAGGGTTATACATTTAGCAAGTAGAAGCTGAAgttatttatttcaattcaatATAGAACATCAGTCAAGATAATCAATGTGTACAAAAATTTACATAACGGGAGAAACAATGGACAATGCAGcacctttagaaaaataattaagtctTGTCGCATTTACAGGTAAGTGCCACCCTGAGCATTTACAACACAGTAATTTACTGCAATCAACGACAGGCGAGTTCCATAAAGAAACAAAGCTCTTACACTCCAGGTTTTCAGAAGGTATTATTGGAATGCTTGATCATAACCACAGGATTTGTACATCCTTTAGGACTGAGCTGACCAAAGTCACGAAAGGTTTTCATCGCATATATTCTATAAAAGGAGTCCGCTGTGTTTGGACGGCTGGCTCAGTgtctctgacaggtgtgaagtctTGAAGAGTTACTGGCTTGTTGGTGATCTTTCTGCATCCGGCAAGACAGGCCATCTCCGCAGTAACATCGCTGGAATATCTCCAGCCCGTGGGAGCCCTTTCTCCTGTGCTTTGTGCACACTTGACCCTCTTTGAGGACAGGTTTACAGATCTTGGACCAGAAGTGTCGGGCACAACACAGCCCCGTGGCACAGTCTGACGATCGGAGACAGACGGAACCTTCTTGTCCTGGAAAGCGGGAGACAGCAGAAAAGGACACGGTCACTACTAAGCCTGCGTCATTTCACGGAGGAAAGcctgagggcacctgggaggtgCTGACAAAGAAGGAAGGTGAACTGGCTTTACCTTTGGTATGATACAGTTTCGAGGGCAGTGTAGTTCTTCGGGAATACCCATCCAGGGTGCTGTGATCGTTACCAATGCTTTCGATAATGGTTTCCTCGATTTCTCCTCGGTGGAAAGGACTGTGATCAGAAGGCATACATATCCCTACGGGAGCAGGAGACGACAGTAACACATCACAGCCGGGAGTTAATCACCCACAGCTTTGAGAGCCCGTTCTGCCTGCACCAGCTTGGGATGCCTCGTTGCGTGACATGACTTGAAACACAAGCCACGCTCCCTCCTTAGGGTTAACGCCCCCAGATGGACGGAAGCATCGATGTGCCTACTGTGCTCTCGCAAGCAACAGCCCTGATATAGCCGCCTGAAATACTTTTCTACCAACTGTGGTGGTGGCAGGGAGATTTCTGCCCGTTTTAATATCCCCCTTggggtagaaaataaaattagccaCTTACAAACTTGTCCTTAAAAATAACTTCTCTGCCCTGAGGCTGGCCGGACCCATATAGGACCAGGTTACACTAAGGCAACACGAGCTCCCTGGAAGGTGACGATCTCACCCACTAGTTATTTCCCTGTATAATTTCTCTATTACAGAGACTCGCTTAGTTCATCCCTGAGTATTACTGGGTCCTGCAGAGGGTCGCCACccttaggtttatttctggagacTTCTTTGAGTATAGGAGCCTATCCCTTTCAGACATTAAGTTTCAGTGCATCTGTGCTGGGGGGAGGAGGACTGATTTTAAGGTAGCAGGAGGTGGAGGCAGGCGTGGGGGGGGGCAGCGCCAGGCGTGGTTGGGTACCAAGATCCCCCTTAAGGGGGGGGCCAGCCCAGAGAAACCCCTGTCTCCGGCCTGATACCAGTGTTAACGGGGTCGCCAGAGGGAAGCCGGTGTGGCAGAGCCATGAGAGACCCTGTTAAGAAAATGGACAGGGTGCTGAACGCCCAGGCCGGTCCCCCAGGGCACGGTGAGCGTGTCCAGGGGGCCCCATCTTCTGTCCCTGGGGACGTCAGGGCGCTCTCTAGACACGTTTTCACGGAAGGGTTCCCTCGGAGGTGAGGAGTCGTGCTAAACGGGCAAGGGGCGCGGGTGAGGACGAGGCACCCCGAGACCTccgctctcccctccccccccacccattaCGCCCTCGCAGCTCGTCAGGGCCACCTCCAGGCAAACCCACTCGCAGGTGGCGCCGTCGCGTTAGCCAAGCCGGGAgcgtttgcctcccttcctcaggCGGCCCGCTTCGAGACGCTGGTCCAGGAGGGACTTGGGGACTCACCGTTTTTGCAGTAGTTTCCCGGGCAGCACATAGCGTGACGCATGCAACGCTTTCTGCGCTTCCTGCAGGCGAGACAGATCTGCGCGCCGGCGCCGGGCCCGCGGGGGGGGCTGGCGCAGTACTCCTCGGTGCCGCACTCCTCGTCCTCAGAGCAGGGGTAcggctgcgggggcgggggggggggcgggagtgAGGCACCTGCGCGTCCGAGGACCCGTGCCTCCGCGCGCGCCTCTCCAAAGCCGCGGCGCGCGCCGCCCCACCtgggaccccccaccccacctcaccccacccacccaccgacCCCAGCCCCTGCGGGGTCGCAGCGTGCCCGCTCCCCGAGCCCCCGCTCACCTGGTAGTTGTCAACGGTCTGGTACTTGTTCCCGCCCTCGTACGGGATCCCCGGGGCCGCGCTGACCGCCGAGCCCGGGTGCCCGGCAGCGCCGCCCAGCGCCGGGGGCAGGTTCTTGATGGCGTTGGAGTTGACGAGGACCGAGTTCAAGGTGGCGCTCACTCCCAGCTGGAGGTGACCGCAAAGGGCCGCCGCTGCCAGGGCGACCAAGACCCGCGTGGCTCCCGCTGCGCCCAGGGCCGGCATCGCGGAGGGGCTCCGGGGAGGGCGGGCAGGGACGGCGGGAACCGGTGGCactgtgcagggggtgggggtgggggcctggaAGCCGCGGCGCACGGCTGCGGTCAGCGCCCCGAGAGCCTCCCGCGGTCCCCGAGTCCCCACTGCGGGTGCAGGTCtgcgccgccaccgccgccgcggCTGCCTTTATACCGCGGGCTTGAGCATCCCGGCCCCTCGGGGGAGACGACAAAGCAGGGATGGGATTTCAAAGCGCTGGGAGGGGCCggagggtgtgtgtgtacacggggggggggggggggggatggctcGGCAgtccccaccccgccctccccggCGCGGCCGGTCCCCTGGCTCAGCTCGCTTCGGGGCGCAGACGACTGGAGCGGACGCGGGCGGAGGGAGGGACCCGGGGCCCCCCGCGCCCTCCCCTGGCGGCCGGGGTGGTGCTGTCGGGATCGGAAGCGCTTCAGAGAGCGCAACGGTGGTGCTCCCCCAGGCCACTTCGAGCGCCTTAAACACGTTCGGTGTTAAACTCAGCCCCTCCGGTGACGCGGGGGCTCTACCCAAAGGGCCCCGCGACAGGGCCAGGTAGCCGCCGCCGGCTGCTGATTAACCTTCCAGAGCCCCGCTTTACTCATTGCCAGTGAGTCCCTCGGTTTAAGTTGGTTCGCTTCGACCCCTTccttccaccccagccccccaccccagccctcccctcccctcctcccgccgCCACCGCGAGAAAAATGTGCAAAGAGCAGGAAATTTGCACATCAAACGCGGGTAAGGAGGAAGAGGGACTAATTCTCTTTTGATGGGAAGTTTAGAGAGGGAGGCGAGAGACGCGCTTGGAAATGAGATCGGGGTGGAGGGAAGTGTCCGATAATCAGACTGTTGAATGCTTCTCTCTGGATGCGAGCAGCCGCGGCCAGGAGATGAACTTGATTAGGCAGGCGCGCGACATCAAAGTGGCCAGAGCGCCAACGGTCAGAGCCCGGGGGCTGGCTCGGTGGTCCTTCGCCGCCCGCCCTTCTCGGTGGTGGTTGACCCGGGCAGATAAGACAGCCTCGGGGCTCAGCGCCCGACTTCCTCATTAGTACTCCGGGTCGCGGAGCCCGGGAAGGCCCGTGTCTGCTCCCAGGTCGGACAAGCCGGGACCAGACGGGTACCCCGCCAAGGGAGATAAGACGAGCTGCGGGAAGGGGAAAAGTGAACCCGAACTGAGTCGGCCGTCGTGTGGATCAGGGTTCAAAAATAACGAAGAGCCGCCAGGGTGGAAGAATATTGTGCTGCTTACACATTCGAaaaccatttattaaacaaaaaccTGTTGGAAGCTTGGTGCGCTGGCATTGGGGTACCCTCCGGGTTATTGCTCTTTGGGGGGTGCGGATGCAATGATACAAACATTCAGGAGACTATTATCATCAtagtagtaataaaaaataaagtgcccCCACTATTTTTATAGTAGGTTGATGTTATCAGTGTCAGAAAATGGACACCTGTTATGCAAGTTAATGAAAGGAAGAGATGATTGAATAATCGCTGTCGAACGAGCAAGATTAGGACATCCTAATTTTGTGCACCCTAACCTCTAAGGTATTTCTTACTCCACACACACTGACCTATATTCATGACCCCCCCATCTCCACCAAGTACAGCCGGTGAGAGCCTTGAAGTAGGTGTAATCCCAAAGTTAAGAGGGggaggggttaaaaaaaaaaagtctgtaatgGTCTGTGTTCTCATTGCTTGGGTTTCAGAGGTCATATTAAGAGCATCTTCCAAACAACCCTTTACTAATGCCTCTAATTAAACCGATATCCCTCCCATCCCAAATTCCATCTATCCCGTGAAATTTCCTCTGGTTTATTGGTAATTGCTTCTTGAAATTCTAATATGGACCAAatcccacatatttttaaaaagattttgttatGGACACGTACAATGATCTAGGCTTGGCTACAACGTTAGAAGTTTTTGGCACAAACTGGAATTTGGAAACAAAGGGGAAGCTGTTTATATtcgttgtatttttctttttttttttaacgagccTAAGAATCGAGTCTGTATACCTTTTATGGAGAATAAGCAGTAAGTCAGGTCTCTCTTAGGCAGAAAGGGCCGTATCTTCAGTTGACATGAAGTTGATATGGATGGAGAGGTATTATAAAATAACAGGGTAAGGCTGTAGGGGACTTTAGGCGCCATATTGTCACTTGCAAAACATTGATACTAATGTCAGTAATTGAGATGTCGAGCACCTTGGTGTAGTAGAAAATCTCTACTCTGTCTTAACTTCTTACGATGctgagatgtggagaaagaatCCCCTGACCTTGGGGAGGGTGAAAATCCTTCTTAGTCCTGTTGTCCTAcgtaaatatttctaaaaacgTGCTGTGCCACACTTCTGACcaatctctcttcttctctttgaaAGACGTGGTATGCATTTCACAAAGCTAGTTCATTAAGAGCTTGGATTCACAAATGAAACTATTGTCTGGCTCAGAAACAAGAGCACCAGttaaattaacaacaaaagaGAACCCTTAACAAAAAGGCGTGTTTAGAAATTCAGTCTCAATCCCTGGATATGTATGTCTATTGCGGTTTAATATCGATGGAGCTTGGACAGAATCTACTTGAGCTAGAGgatttttaagggggggggggtctgtctcCTTCCTTACTTACCATGCTGCTCCTGTCCTCCTGATCCGAAAGCTAATAAGTTGGTGAATATGTGAATTTCTACCATGTGCTAAGCAGGGTACTTGGTGCTGCTCAATCAAAGTTGAGTGCTCAAGTTCTCTATCTTCAAGTAATTGAGTCGGGGGAGGGGTGGTAAGCTCACAAGTTACACAGAAGAGAAACCCAGTACGTGGCAAGCCTACTCTCCCTTCCCAATGgcatcatttacttttttttttttcaagtaaatttaGAGAGAACCCAGGATGTGTAAAGCCAACTCTTCATTCCCAATgggaaaatttacttttttcaatgGAGTTTCCATCTGAAAACCCCTTCCGTGATTGAGTTTGCTCCCTGGCCACAAAAGAACAGGATGGGTAAGGGGGTAAAGGGAGGTTCACGGTTCCATCAGCAGCCAATTAACATTCAGTGAATGCCCACTGTATGCAAAATGCTATCCTACTACCTTGGAGAATACACCCCCAAACTATTAAAGGCACTCTCCTTGTCCTCGGAAGCCTTCGGTCTGTGAGTAGTTGGAGAAACAAAAGTGATTATATGGGAACGGGGGTAAAGATTTTTCCAGAACAGGTTCTATTTGGTCACCTACAAGGTCATCGGGAAGACAGGAAAAGGTCATTTCATTCTTTAGGGACCCCTGCCTTCTATTTCATCTTTTCAATATTTCCATAATTAATGCAATAGGTTTAACATTTTgtgcaagatttaaaaaaattttttttaatgtttatttttgagagagagagagagagagggagggggagagagagcatgagcgggggaggggcagagagagagggagacacagaatccaaagcaggctccaggctccgagctgtcagcacagagcccgatgcggccatgaactcatagaccgcgagatcatgacctgagccgaagtcggacactcaactcactgagccgcCCGGGTGGCCCAAGATTTTTTGAATAAGTAGAATGTGTTTACCAATGTGGAATTAAACCTCCGAAGTCACCAATGGCAAGATGGTACGTGTGATCCCTTGCGTTACAAGTGTGGCATTTCCACCTCGTCGTCTGAGCCAGAAGGACGGACAGATACACTGCAAAAACACCATGCTATTGGCCGCCGAGTTTTCCATCTTTCTGTGAGCTGCTTCTGTGATTGCTGCATATTGAATTcgctccctgtctccttccctccttcccttctctcttccattcttaccattaaattttactttaccaggaaaacattaaataaatgtcatTGCTTGTGGTGAATGTTGTCAACACTTTTGTTGGTACCGATCCTAAATTTAGAAGGAATTCCTCATTCCCgagtttagggggaaaaaaagttatgaCTTTCTTATCGGCCTTTAAAAGATTTTGGTGTTAATGCTATTCATGACGTTAAAGGGGTTTTAGACCAGGCCCATgttaggaccccccccccaccccaccccagagacTGGATTAGGCTTTTCTGCACTCCTCAGTGCAAAGAGAAGGTGAGATTTGACAACAGTTACGTTGATGTGGTCAGTGGAGATGGCCCACCCAGAAAAATCAGGCCCGCAGGTCGCTTTCCATCCCAGCTCAGAAGATGTGTTTTACAGGAGCAAGACATTAACAACCTAGCTGACAATAGAGCCCAGAACCCAGAAACTTTTAATGAAAAACCAGAGAAGATCTTTCCTGACGTCCTGACACTGAAAAAGGTCTGTGGTGTGGTTACAGAGATTGCAAAACGGCCACCCTAGCATCCTGCTGAAGGATTTGACATTTACAACCATAAAGACTGGCCAATGGCAGCAGAAAGCAGGATGCAGGATCCTTTTTAAAACAGACTCCGGATCTAGAGAAATACCATTTTCCTTCATGTCTGAGTTCCTATCCTCTCCAAGGCTCACCGCGTACAGAACGCAAAAAAGGTATCTTGTTGGGGTGTCAGGAGTCCGGCGCTGTGCACTGGGGGCTTCTGTGACGCCTGCAGCTGCCTGGTGAATCCGGGGGGCTCGGTCAAGCCATTTAATTCCAGTGTTGGTGTTGgtctttcagttataaaatgacaTGAGGGGGGCGGTGGAGAGGCTCCTTCTGACTAGGCAAGCCCGTCTCTcgcttaaaaacaagaaaaaacactgCCAGGAGGAGGCCTTTCGCATTCTGATTAAATAAGAATATCCTGTAAGAGGCCTCGTCAAGGACATCTATGctgtattttgattttgaagAAAACATGTAAGTTTTTTTCAGAGTTTGACGTCTCTGAAGATAGGTGAATACCTGAaccaggggattttttttttttttctttcaaagatggTGATCTAcacaaacatttctaaattttgtCCGACGTTCATGGAGAAAATGCCGCGAATACGGAACAGTCCAAACGGCGAACATGAGTGACGGGAGCAGTTCACCCCGGTTAACCTTGAGTACGACCCTCACACTCACCTACACGGAGAGCAAGCCAGAGAGCGTGAGAAAGTTCTTTGCCTTCACAACACTGTCCTGTTTTGGAGCCGAATGAATTTCCCCACCCGTCACCGAATCTCACGCTTGGGGAGCGTCAAGGGGACCCTCAGGTGGAATATAGGAAGCGGGGCCTGGAAAGCATTCTGTGTCCCAAGACCCCGTCTCAGCGTGGGCGGGAGGGACCCGGGATGCAGGCCAGCAGCAGGACCCCGACCTCCTGGCTGGCAAGAGGAGGGACGCCTGATGCGCGCAGGGCTCTCCACCATTCTTGGGTCACAAAACCAGAGGGACCCTGGAGCTCCCCGTGTGCCACGTGCAAGGCCAGCGGGAGCCCTAGCAGGGGGGCCCCAGCTCAGAGGGAGGCCCAACTCCGAGGGCACCCAGCGGGAGGCCCAGCTCCGAGGCAGCTCGGAGGGAGCCCCGAGTCCCCCGCACATGCATGTGTGCCCGCAGGCTGCTCACGCCAGCGCCGTGCTGGGGAACGAAGCCGGTTTAGGGACTCATTTTGAAGAGCGCAGATCAAAGGGCCCGGGGACCCCCGTCCTAATCAGACTTGAGCCTGGACGGCTTTGAGCATCTCTCGTGCTCAGCACGCTGGCGCGGCCGCGGCGACTCGCGGGGGCGCAGAGCCTCACACTGGATGGCTGCGTGGGTTCGGTGTGTGGTTCCCGTGCAGTTAGGGGCAGGGTCCCGGGGGCTCCGTCAGCGAGGGTGAGGGGGAAGGCCACCGCGGGGACGCGGAGAGCCCGGGGGACCGCGGGCGCCGGTGAGCCAATCCCGCTCttctgctgccccctggtggcgcTCCCGCGGAAGTGCGTCCTGGGGAAGACGCCCGAGGAGTAGCATCCCGCGGAGGAGTAGCATCCCATAGCATGCTCTCCAGAAGCTTCATTCTCCAGGTTCACTTGTCTTGTGTTGTGCGCCTCTGCGGCTCGCTACGTTACAGCCTCGTCCAGGGTGAATATTCTCTTGTTCTACTTAGCCTTCTACACAATGCCTTGCTCGCagaagaatttatttcttcataaattacaattaaaatgagAACCGGGACCCAGGATGTAGGTCCTCCCTTTATGCGTATGTAGTTCTCCCCCCATCGAAGTTGAAAGGCTCCAGGGTGTTAGAAATACATTACTGGGAAATTCTAGGCCAATCACATCTTAGACAAGACCCTACATGTGTAAGTATTCACGGAGagtaaaaatataagagaatattattcatctatttgagaaaatatttatcatttcataTTTCCCTGTTCATAAAAGACATAACACCTGTAGTTGTATGTAAAATCATAGTTATAACACACTATTTAATACTTGTATTTCTTTAGAGCTGATATAATgcacaggttaaaaaaaacagaaaataacatccAAGTAGAGATGACGTATGTatctattataattattagtagTAGCTaagcattgttattattttacagttaatCATTCTAAACTACTCCCAAAGTTTTTCTTACAGctaatttttcttaaagacatGTCCTGGCAGGgggtataaaaaaaaacaaaaaaacatttatctgtaattagtatttcttttaaaaaataaagatttctggaAGATGTGTGAGAATACTATTTCTGAACattcaatttaataaatatttttatatactaaattCTTATCTATAAGTTAGATGCTAAGTGTAAAGTTACATATGATTATTTCAGTATTATGATGTAAAATTTATCAGaatgattttaaagaaacaaatgaacctcaaagtttttcaaaattgttttgattgGACCCTGTCCACCTTTTTTGATGGAGCTGTATTCTCCAccagtatttccattttcttttcacaatATTACTTCTGTCCGGCTGATTCTATTTACAAGAGACATAGTAAAGTGAGCTCTGTGTTTAACAGTGCATTTTGCAAGTACCAATAGCTTTGTAAATTCCACTAAGCCACACACTTAGAAGGTATGAGAGTGTCAGGAAGAGAATCTAAGGGCTAATTAACTTTCTATCCAGTTCATCCCCTACCCCCTTCTGTTACTATGATTTACTATTATAATTTGCTAGTAATTTTAGAAAGGGACTGTGTTACAGCTGTGGTGTCTAAGGGTCTAAAGCTTGCAGACTGCTTCGTTGTTACAGTCCTTGATTCTAGGCAAAGTCCTAAATTTGTTAGGAAAATTACCTTGGGATGGTTTCATTAATGCATGGAGGCTagaaaaacaagtaagtaaataagtaaataaataaatggacctTTTACTGGCAAGTgtgtaagaaaagagagagaaaataatagaattctTTGCTGTTTTTGTAGGCAAGGCAAGTATCAGTcaataaaaagtgtttattttcctgaaaaagaCTATTAAGAACTCTGCAGTTCTGGGATTCTTAAACTATTGTTTaagaataaacagaagaaaacccCCCTAAGGATGCATGTTACAATGCAGATTCCCAGACCTCCCTCCTGACTCTTTTGATTGATCGCATAGGCTTGGGGGGGCGGGTGTTTGGGGGGCTCCCAGTGTTAACATTCTCCGTTGGTTGAGTGTAAGCCAGATCACCCTTAGGCTACACTTTGAAAAATTCCACCACTAACTCATCAGTCCCCACCAACCTGCTCTGTCACCTCCCAAACTCCAAACTCCTTACTTTCTGCCCCTGGTTAAAAGTTAATTCCAAATATAGTGTTTTCCCGAACTTTGGAACGTTAGGCTTACATTTCCCCACCCTTGGCAACAACGTTACACATAGGTACACATCTTCGCAGAGCCGTGGTCCTGGTTcccattttgtgtatttgttgcGGGGCCCaggaatatttattattattttttaatgttctacaTGATTTTGGT
Protein-coding regions in this window:
- the DKK1 gene encoding dickkopf-related protein 1, translating into MPALGAAGATRVLVALAAAALCGHLQLGVSATLNSVLVNSNAIKNLPPALGGAAGHPGSAVSAAPGIPYEGGNKYQTVDNYQPYPCSEDEECGTEEYCASPPRGPGAGAQICLACRKRRKRCMRHAMCCPGNYCKNGICMPSDHSPFHRGEIEETIIESIGNDHSTLDGYSRRTTLPSKLYHTKGQEGSVCLRSSDCATGLCCARHFWSKICKPVLKEGQVCTKHRRKGSHGLEIFQRCYCGDGLSCRMQKDHQQASNSSRLHTCQRH